A single region of the Grus americana isolate bGruAme1 chromosome 3, bGruAme1.mat, whole genome shotgun sequence genome encodes:
- the LOC129204571 gene encoding outer dense fiber protein 3-like encodes MAKAEKGEALLLLPGRFRTGPLSGKPFGNSSALAVGFVATSNTDGAYVGTWRPHRPRGPILAQFTSPGPKYSIPGTTGYLAHNPTKTKAPAYTLRGAKPPMTDSSSPGPRYYVQPSITRHGKHTAPAQHICGLPKVKTEITPGPSDYSTDKADKHLYQCAPVQSMAFRHKALKTNQSPGPGTYTLPRLVGPNTAYTHASPCYSMKGRSKHNGFAEDLSKTPGPAAFPKVELDIYKKKAPMYTMGTKSGLGGEKTVKPGPADYCLGKVTLTRPQAPAPTFGLRHSLYTTPLISLIEL; translated from the exons ATGGCCAAGGCCGAGAAAGGTgaagcactgctgctcctcccagggAGGTTTCGCACCGGGCCTCTGTCAGGGAAGCCCTTCGgtaactcttctgctcttgccgtAGGCTTTGTAGCCACCTCCAACACGGACGGAGCCTACGTGGGCACCTGGAGACCTCATCGCCCACGAGGTCCCATCCTGGCGCAGTTCACCAGCCCGGGACCCAAATACTCAATCCCTGGGACAACAG GATACCTGGCTCACaatcccaccaaaaccaaagcccctgcATACACATTGCGAGGGGCCAAACCACCCATGACAGACAGCTCGTCTCCGGGTCCTCGGTACTATGTCCAGCCCTCCATCACCAGGCATGGGAAGCACACGGCTCCAGCACAGCACATTTGCGGACTTCCCAAGGTGAAGACAGAGATCACCCCTGGACCAA GCGACTACTCCACCGACAAGGCCGACAAACACCTCTACCAGTGCGCGCCGGTGCAGTCCATGGCCTTCCGGCACAAGGCTCTCAAAACCAACCAATCTCCAG GTCCTGGCACCTACACCCTGCCTCGGCTGGTGGGACCCAACACAGCCTACACCCACGCCAGCCCGTGCTACTCCATGAAAGGGAGGAGTAAGCACAATGGCTTTGCTGAAGACCTCTCCAAG ACGCCAGGTCCTGCTGCATTCCCCAAAGTGGAACTGGACATCTACAAAAAGAAGGCTCCCATGTACACAATGGGAACCAAAAGTGGACTTGGAGGCGAGAAAACAGTGAAGCCAGGGCCAGCAGACTACTGCCTGGGAAAG gtgACGCTGACCAGGCCCCAGGCACCTGCTCCCACTTTTGGACTCCGTCATTCCCTCTACACCACTCCTCTAATATCTTTGATAGAACTCTAA
- the LOC129204570 gene encoding outer dense fiber protein 3-like: MAKAEKGEALLLLPGRFRTGPLSGKPFGNSSALAVGFVATSNTDGAYVGTWRPHRPRGPILAQFTSPGPKYSIPGTTGYLAHNPTKTKAPAYTLRGAKPPMTDSSSPGPRYYVQPSITRHGKHTAPAQHICGLPKVKTEITPGPSDYSTDKADKHLYQCAPVQSMAFRHKALKTNQSPGPGTYTLPRLVGPNTAYTHASPCYSMKGRSKHNGFAEDLSKTPGPAAFPKVELDIYKKKAPMYTMGTKSGLGGEKTVKPGPADYCLGKVTLTRPQAPAPTFGLRHSLYTTPLISLIEL; this comes from the exons ATGGCCAAGGCCGAGAAAGGTgaagcactgctgctcctcccagggAGGTTTCGCACCGGGCCTCTGTCAGGGAAGCCCTTCGgtaactcttctgctcttgccgtAGGCTTTGTAGCCACCTCCAACACGGACGGAGCCTACGTGGGCACCTGGAGACCTCATCGCCCACGAGGTCCCATCCTGGCGCAGTTCACCAGCCCGGGACCCAAATACTCAATCCCTGGGACAACAG GATACCTGGCTCACaatcccaccaaaaccaaagcccctgcATACACATTGCGAGGGGCCAAACCACCCATGACAGACAGCTCGTCTCCGGGTCCTCGGTACTATGTCCAGCCCTCCATCACCAGGCATGGGAAGCACACGGCTCCAGCACAGCACATTTGCGGACTTCCCAAGGTGAAGACAGAGATCACCCCTGGACCAA GCGACTACTCCACCGACAAGGCCGACAAACACCTCTACCAGTGCGCGCCGGTGCAGTCCATGGCCTTCCGGCACAAGGCTCTCAAAACCAACCAATCTCCAG GTCCTGGCACCTACACCCTGCCTCGGCTGGTGGGACCCAACACAGCCTACACCCACGCCAGCCCGTGCTACTCCATGAAAGGGAGGAGTAAGCACAATGGCTTTGCTGAAGACCTCTCCAAG ACGCCAGGTCCTGCTGCGTTCCCCAAAGTGGAACTGGACATCTACAAAAAGAAGGCTCCCATGTACACAATGGGAACCAAAAGTGGACTTGGAGGCGAGAAAACAGTGAAGCCAGGGCCAGCAGACTACTGCCTGGGAAAG gtgACGCTGACCAGGCCCCAGGCACCTGCTCCCACTTTTGGACTCCGTCATTCCCTCTACACCACTCCTCTAATATCTTTGATAGAACTCTAA